The region ttttatttttttacttaggTCCTCTGTCGCTACAGAAATGTGTGGAATATTGACCTTCAATTCCGCCCAGCCTTTTTGGGAGGAATCATGCACGGATCAGGTGCGTGTTGAATGAAATACCGCAATAAGGCAATTATTGCGGTATTGTTATTTCTGGTACGCATGATTTAATCATGGTAGCTGGTCATTGTTCTATACTTGTGTCTGGTATGACGAGGTCTGCGAAAAAGTTGTTTTGTCTGTAATGTGACGACTGAACTAACGAGTAATGTGCTCACTCTTTCTGTAGGCAACAAATCTCCGGGTCTTGTCCCCAACAAATTTCTGTACATGGGAAAAGACTTGGCACGGCTAGCGCTGTACTTTGGCGTTCCTATTGTTAGCCCTGAAAACCCCGCTGAAGTAAAAGGTACACCCTGCAGGCTTGGCCAACTTTTCTCATAAAGTTTAATTCTCTCATTTCCAAATTTGCTTTTAGAAGGTATTATGGCAGATGGTGTGGGAAAGGCACTACTTAATGGGAAAGGCACTACTTTGCCCCGGTTAAGGGCGTCCATGAAGGGATTTTGTGATTTAACGAAGTGGAAATGGAATGTGTCCGCGTTGTAGGCTAACCagatcagtttgtgtgtgtggttctccaCCTCAGGCTCCCTGTCGGCGATGCGTTTTGTCACAGCCGTGGCGGAGAGCAGAGAAGGCAGGCAGGCGGACGTGGAGAACGTGTCCAGGGAGCTGTGGAAGAGAATATGGAGTGGAGACGAAGACATCACCCTCCCGGCCTCGCTCTCTGAGGTTCCAGAGACCCCGCCACGCTGAGATTCTCGTctctctcattcatccattcatccattatcctaacccacttatcctgaacagggtcgcaggggggctggagcctatcccagc is a window of Conger conger chromosome 1, fConCon1.1, whole genome shotgun sequence DNA encoding:
- the LOC133131140 gene encoding glutathione S-transferase kappa 1-like — protein: MAGTRKVIELFYDVACPYAWLGFEVLCRYRNVWNIDLQFRPAFLGGIMHGSGNKSPGLVPNKFLYMGKDLARLALYFGVPIVSPENPAEVKGSLSAMRFVTAVAESREGRQADVENVSRELWKRIWSGDEDITLPASLSEAGLKAGLPANEIEELLQLASSQKIKERLKSTTQKALDCGAFGFPHIICHVNGKEEMFFGSDRFELMAHCIGEQWLGPQPAKTSARM